A single window of Oreochromis aureus strain Israel breed Guangdong linkage group 7, ZZ_aureus, whole genome shotgun sequence DNA harbors:
- the zfpm1 gene encoding zinc finger protein ZFPM1 isoform X2 gives MLRRDDLELSDEGGDSSVVTVRDLSPDTVWGPYPGIVQSQSSTDEPETENTRMTVVCEDPDCWISRLPLTSDASAANCSIYSQGEELFCKVMKELTVGERLLAVVSPIPLGSSSPVAQGSPPLSLVTHKQPVVKEEPSYPAALRSEIQLLPQQAGMAAILATAVVNKDIFPCKDCGIWYRSERNLQAHLMYYCASRQKQPAAASSPPQDKPKESYPNERICPFPQCNKSCPSASSLEIHMRTHSGERPFVCLICLSAFTTKANCERHLKVHTDTLNGVCHGCGFVSTTRDILYSHLVTSHMVCQPGSRSEVYSPGPGLPKLPLSIGLSPGDSGVVLKCQVCGHNADSPAQLQQHVRTHLEVRVPAERSPTPRQSTPLSVDHPQPSPQEKEPLASSSPGTNGGSATPRDCSPADDQIMELKIKEEPHSDSDTEEQKMEIKEDGEEEEEEEMGGEEADQEAGGNIKEAQTTSSSHTSNSPKSPATTTVKAEPTSPTPGSSPAHMGGAGSVVPGGALFLPQYMFNPEAAILPQASEILAKMSEMVHSRLKQGQTVAQNNAAAFFPSGPTAPTATATPPHKGATCFECDITFNNINNFYAHKRLYCSSRHQGEGASSASGPALTRDAASTAAPSAGTRGSSASPQGGASSRAASASPSDSEPPAGSGAAESRRVLEVKTEPPAGREGISSSSEGEGAGTSVGGGGGGGGRASEGSQSPASGSAEDLDDDPNRTFCEACNIRFSRHDNYTVHKRFYCASRHDPSNQRAVHMAKTTNTAAFIPQPIRTRKRKKMYEIHMARTEALANAAAAAAAAAATAAASAPSPSVLGLVVKQESSPSGAGGSSPEGDGPIDLSKRPRLREAPRHSGSGGGSSSILPALPLTDYHKCTACSISFNSIENYLAHKTYYCPATTLQPHTLEQLHRLKRSASTSPKSRPQQDRPDLLHPVENKAHPAEWVAQAQGTSSSPHTSALPASDAASPSHTNTTLAASPGAGAKSVVAASAQMVCPYCPNRPIAGDLMEHFKTTHGLVVTIQPPQETLPHPGRTASRSPSLSPRDGAAAATSATPTNQARLVSRVHRDSINGQARSGTASPVSPLVNGSPSAGGGSPLASSPLPVSPPRAPSLTLSPVPEILREKLGSSHVPDKAAQTVASHPIPVPSVSPKTTPVISPVQNGNSRFCRLCNIKFSSLSTFIAHKKYYCSSHSAEHVK, from the exons GTTCTGTAAGGTGATGAAAGAGCTTACGGTCGGCGAAAGGCTTTTGGCGGTCGTGTCTCCCATTCCTCTGGGCTCCTCCTCTCCGGTGGCCCAAGGCTCTCCTCCACTGAGCCTCGTCACCCACAAACAACCTGTGGTGAAGGAGGAGCCGTCGTACCCGGCGGCGCTGCGCTCAGAGATCCAGCTCCTCCCGCAGCAAGCTGGCATGGCAGCAATCTTGGCTACTGCTGTTGTCAATA AGGACATTTTCCCCTGTAAGGACTGTGGGATCTGGTACCGTAGTGAGAGGAACCTGCAGGCCCATCTTATGTACTATTGTGCCAGCCGTCAGAAGCAGCCAGCTGCAGCTTCCTCCCCTCCACAAGACAAACCCAAGGAGTCCTACCCCAATGAACGCATCTGCCCCTTTCCACAGTGCAACAAGAGCTGCCCCAGTGCCAGCTCACTCGAGAttcacatgcgcacacacagtg GCGAGCGTCCATTTGTCTGTCTCATCTGTCTGTCAGCATTCACCACTAAAGCAAACTGTGAGCGCCACCTTAAGGTCCATACGGACACCCTGAACGGGGTGTGTCACGGCTGTGGGTTCGTCTCCACCACGAGGGACATCCTCTACAGCCATCTGGTCACCAGCCACATGGTTTGCCAGCCTGGATCTCGCAGTGAGGTGTACTCTCCGGGGCCAGGTCTACCTAAGTTACCCCTGTCCATTG GTCTGAGTCCGGGAGACTCTGGTGTTGTGCTGAAGTGTCAAGTTTGTGGCCACAACGCTGACTCACCTGCTCAGCTCCAGCAACATGTACGAACTCACCTGGAGGTCAGGGTCCCAGCTGAAAGGAGCCCTACTCCACGTCAAAGTACCCCATTGTCGGTCGACCACCCCCAGCCGTCTCCCCAGGAGAAGGAGCCCCTGGCTTCATCCAGTCCAGGCACAAACGGAGGCTCAGCCACTCCTCGAGACTGCAGTCCTGCTGATGACCAGATCATGGAGTTAAAGATCAAAGAGGAGCCTCATTCAGATTCAGACACAGAAGAGCAGAAAATGGAAATTAAGGaggatggagaggaggaggaggaggaggagatgggtgGAGAGGAGGCAGATCAAGAGGCAGGAGGGAACATAAAAGAGGCGCAAACAACCTCCTCCAGCCACACATCGAACTCGCCGAAGAGTCCAGCTACAACAACAGTGAAGGCAGAACCCACTAGTCCCACCCCTGGTTCTAGCCCCGCCCATATGGGAGGTGCAGGCTCAGTTGTTCCAGGAGGAGCGCTGTTCCTGCCTCAGTACATGTTTAACCCCGAGGCAGCCATCTTGCCTCAGGCCTCGGAGATCCTGGCTAAAATGTCAGAGATGGTCCATAGTCGCTTAAAGCAAGGCCAGACGGTCGCCCAGAACAACGCCGCAGCCTTCTTTCCTTCTGGACCGACTGCACCCACGGCAACAGCCACTCCACCTCACAAAGGAGCTACCTGCTTCGAGTGCGATATCACCTTCAATAACATCAACAATTTCTATGCACACAAGAGGCTTTATTGCTCAAGCAGGCATCAAGGCGAAGGTGCATCCTCAGCCTCGGGCCCCGCATTGACTAGAGACGCAGCCTCGACCGCCGCGCCTTCTGCTGGGACACGCGGCTCATCTGCATCTCCTCAGGGCGGAGCATCAAGTAGGGCCGCCTCTGCTTCGCCGTCTGACTCCGAGCCTCCTGCAGGAAGTGGAGCAGCAGAATCCAGGAGGGTGCTGGAGGTGAAGACTGAACCTCCAGCGGGGAGAGAGGGAATCTCGTCCTCTTCTGAAGGGGAAGGCGCTGGTACGAgtgtgggaggaggaggaggcggaggaggacGAGCAAGTGAAGGCAGCCAGAGTCCTGCTAGCGGTTCTGCAGAGGACCTTGACGACGATCCCAACAGAACCTTCTGCGAAGCCTGCAACATCCGTTTCAGCCGTCACGACAACTACACTGTCCACAAACGATTCTACTGTGCGTCGCGCCACGACCCGTCCAACCAGAGAGCCGTACACATGGCCAAGACCACCAACACAGCTGCCTTCATTCCACAGCCCATCCGAACACGCAAAAGAAAGAAGATGTATGAGATTCACATGGCAAGGACCGAGGCGTTAGCTAACGCTGCCGCcgctgctgcagcagcagcagccactgcCGCCGCCTCTGCTCCATCCCCCTCGGTTCTGGGCTTGGTAGTAAAGCAAGAATCCTCTCCCAGTGGTGCAGGCGGCTCAAGCCCTGAAGGAGATGGCCCAATCGACCTGAGCAAGAGGCCCCGTCTCAGAGAGGCTCCACGGCACAGCGGCAGCGGCGGCGGCAGTAGCAGCATTCTCCCAGCTCTCCCTCTCACCGACTACCACAAGTGCACAGCCTGCAGCATCAGTTTCAACAGCATTGAGAACTACCTGGCTCATAAAACATACTACTGCCCTGCCACCACCCTCCAACCCCACACTTTGGAGCAGCTTCACAGGCTCAAGAGATCAGCCTCCACCTCTCCAAAAAGCAGGCCTCAGCAGGATCGTCCGGATCTCCTGCACCCTGTGGAGAATAAAGCTCACCCAGCTGAGTGGGTGGCCCAGGCTCAGGGCACGTCATCCAGTCCTCACACCTCTGCCTTACCCGCCTCTGACGCTGCATCTCCTTCACATACAAATACGACACTTGCAGCCTCTCCAGGAGCTGGAGCCAAAAGCGTGGTCGCAGCTTCTGCTCAGATGGTCTGCCCATACTGTCCCAACAGGCCCATTGCTGGTGACTTGATGGAGCATTTCAAGACTACCCACGGGCTGGTTGTAACCATTCAGCCACCCCAGGAGACTCTGCCCCATCCGGGCAGAACAGCAAGCCGCAGCCCGAGCCTGAGTCCCAGGGACGGAGCCGCTGCAGCGACTTCAGCCACTCCAACCAACCAGGCCAGACTTGTCTCCCGAGTTCACAGAGACAGCATCAACGGGCAGGCTAGGAGTGGTACAGCTTCTCCTGTTTCACCCCTGGTGAACGGCAGCCCCTCCGCCGGGGGCGGATCACCGTTAGCCAGTTCTCCTCTGCCTGTGTCTCCCCCAAGAGCTCCGTCTCTGACTTTGTCACCTGTGCCTGAGATCCTGAGAGAGAAGCTGGGATCGTCACATGTTCCGGACAAGGCCGCCCAGACTGTGGCCTCCCACCCGATCCCTGTACCTAGTGTCAGTCCTAAAACCACCCCGGTCATCTCCCCTGTCCAGAACGGTAACTCGCGCTTCTGTCGGCTGTGCAACATCAAGTTCAGCAGCCTCTCCACGTTCATAGCTCACAAGAAATACTACTGCTCTTCCCACAGTGCCGAACACGTTAAGTGA